A single genomic interval of Pseudomonadales bacterium harbors:
- a CDS encoding DUF1214 domain-containing protein, producing MKDTTAASAAAWEAFCESLKKASAVLTRTDMVADSRHAGIGARYLGGLLDSALDLYLHAADPDRPFLFTYFDNHRGWGLANPDGHYLRARLRGDATYRVWGKRGTIPYLGFELSRGIWSYTRPTRIDCSLSGRDLQLGPDGSFEIILSANAHAGNWLRLEPDVEWLHVRQFYHDWIEDEPPRVFIERIDRDPGAPEPPTAAEIAERLRDVAWFVEEESRLWADYCLHMRGVLGVNVMPQPSTPGGNEDDMTAASGAPENQYSQGYYRIDAGSALLVEFEPPRAAYWNLQIGPMWYESLDPAQRIQSWNDHQAFVGSDGVFRAVLAHRDPGVPNWLDTGGFDEGVMLCRFQFPECTAPQPRTRVVPLASLAHLLPPDTPRVGADERRRDIARRRHGLAMRFR from the coding sequence ATGAAGGATACGACGGCAGCGAGTGCGGCGGCGTGGGAAGCGTTCTGCGAATCACTGAAGAAGGCGTCCGCGGTGCTCACGCGCACCGACATGGTGGCCGATTCGCGCCACGCCGGCATCGGAGCGCGTTATCTGGGCGGCCTGCTCGACAGCGCGCTCGACCTGTACCTGCACGCGGCGGATCCCGACCGACCCTTTCTGTTCACGTATTTCGACAACCACAGGGGCTGGGGGCTGGCGAATCCCGACGGTCATTACCTGCGTGCGCGGCTGCGGGGTGACGCCACCTACCGCGTGTGGGGCAAGCGCGGCACCATCCCGTACCTCGGTTTCGAGCTGAGCCGCGGCATCTGGAGCTACACGCGGCCGACCCGCATCGACTGCAGCCTGTCCGGCCGCGATCTGCAGCTCGGGCCCGACGGCAGCTTCGAGATCATCCTCAGTGCGAACGCGCACGCCGGCAACTGGCTGCGGCTCGAACCCGACGTCGAGTGGCTGCACGTGCGCCAGTTCTATCACGACTGGATCGAGGACGAGCCGCCGCGGGTGTTCATCGAACGGATCGACCGGGATCCGGGCGCGCCCGAGCCGCCGACCGCTGCCGAGATCGCCGAACGCCTGCGCGACGTGGCGTGGTTCGTCGAGGAGGAGTCGCGGTTGTGGGCGGATTACTGTCTGCACATGCGCGGTGTGCTCGGTGTCAACGTGATGCCGCAGCCCAGCACGCCGGGTGGCAACGAGGACGACATGACCGCGGCTTCCGGGGCGCCGGAGAACCAGTATTCGCAGGGCTACTACCGCATCGACGCCGGCTCGGCACTGCTGGTCGAGTTCGAACCGCCGCGCGCAGCCTACTGGAACCTCCAGATCGGTCCGATGTGGTACGAGTCGCTCGACCCCGCTCAGCGTATCCAGAGCTGGAACGACCACCAGGCGTTCGTCGGCAGTGACGGCGTGTTCCGCGCCGTGCTCGCGCACCGTGACCCCGGCGTGCCGAACTGGCTGGACACGGGCGGTTTCGACGAGGGCGTGATGCTGTGCCGTTTCCAGTTTCCGGAATGCACCGCGCCGCAGCCGCGAACCCGCGTGGTCCCGCTCGCGAGTCTGGCGCACCTGCTGCCGCCGGATACACCACGCGTTGGCGCGGACGAGCGTCGGCGCGACATCGCGCGGCGAAGGCACGGGCTGGCGATGCGTTTTCGCTGA
- a CDS encoding SDR family oxidoreductase — MKNRFDRKVALITGAASGMGRATALRMGSEGARVYCVDLNGAGAEETAAAIRTAGGEARSAAADVADPARCRALVAEAVAAFGGLDILCNIAGFGGLKAFTDETAEGWQKMFSVNVHGPFYLSQAALPHLLASKGNIVNVASTAGLIGQAYMATYTASKHALVGLTKSMALEFGRKGLRVNAVCPGGTTTPFLQAFAIPPNAEMDLIGRVQLLPDYAAPEDIAHMICFTASDEAKFVNGALLSVDGGTVAG, encoded by the coding sequence ATGAAAAATCGTTTCGACCGGAAAGTTGCACTGATCACTGGCGCCGCATCCGGCATGGGGCGCGCCACGGCCCTGCGCATGGGCAGCGAAGGCGCACGGGTTTACTGCGTCGACCTCAACGGCGCCGGTGCCGAGGAAACCGCGGCGGCGATACGTACCGCTGGCGGTGAGGCACGATCCGCCGCTGCCGACGTGGCCGATCCGGCGCGCTGCCGCGCACTGGTCGCGGAAGCCGTGGCTGCATTCGGCGGCCTCGACATCCTGTGCAACATCGCTGGTTTCGGTGGCCTGAAGGCATTCACCGACGAAACGGCCGAGGGCTGGCAGAAGATGTTCTCCGTGAACGTGCATGGCCCGTTCTATCTGAGCCAGGCGGCACTGCCGCACCTGCTGGCAAGCAAGGGCAACATCGTCAACGTGGCGTCGACGGCAGGACTGATCGGGCAGGCCTACATGGCCACCTATACCGCATCCAAGCACGCGCTGGTGGGCCTGACCAAATCGATGGCGCTCGAATTCGGCCGCAAGGGTCTGCGCGTGAACGCGGTCTGTCCGGGCGGAACGACCACGCCTTTCCTGCAAGCCTTCGCGATACCGCCGAACGCCGAGATGGACCTGATCGGACGCGTGCAACTGCTTCCGGACTACGCGGCTCCCGAAGACATCGCGCACATGATCTGCTTCACCGCGTCCGACGAGGCGAAGTTCGTCAACGGAGCGCTGCTGTCGGTGGACGGCGGCACGGTCGCTGGCTGA
- a CDS encoding LLM class flavin-dependent oxidoreductase, which produces MGQWILRLDLRSPAFAGENPLLYRTGLEMATAADALGFDHCMLSEHHGAQDGYLPSPLVYGAAVAACTRRLRLRISAIILPLHDPLRIAEDAAVLDRIAEGRLELVLVAGFLPQEFAMFGRDIRTRGLALEEGATLLRRAWSGEPLAYRGTTVTVTPKPWRTGGPPLLLGGATPLAARRAARCGDGFVPGMMGLWETYAASCAELGKQAGAEPVFGPLAIFVSEDPESTWQRIAPHALHETNCYARWYREGGVPGPYGHFDSADALRASGLYQVLTPEQCIELAHTLGPAAQLYVHPLLAGIDAAIGRETLRLLGERVLPALREQEKGR; this is translated from the coding sequence ATGGGCCAGTGGATCCTGCGCCTCGACCTGCGCTCGCCCGCCTTCGCGGGCGAGAACCCGCTGCTCTACCGCACCGGCCTGGAAATGGCCACTGCTGCCGACGCGCTCGGCTTCGACCACTGCATGCTGTCGGAGCACCACGGCGCACAGGACGGGTACCTCCCGTCGCCACTGGTCTACGGGGCAGCGGTGGCCGCATGCACGCGACGCCTGCGGCTGCGCATCTCGGCGATCATCCTGCCGCTGCACGATCCACTGCGCATCGCCGAAGATGCAGCCGTGCTCGATCGCATTGCCGAGGGACGCCTCGAGCTGGTGCTGGTCGCCGGTTTCCTGCCGCAGGAATTTGCGATGTTCGGGCGCGATATCCGCACACGCGGCCTCGCGCTCGAGGAAGGTGCCACGCTGCTGCGCCGGGCCTGGAGCGGCGAGCCGTTGGCGTATCGCGGCACCACGGTCACGGTTACACCGAAGCCGTGGCGAACCGGCGGGCCGCCGCTGCTGCTCGGTGGTGCCACTCCGCTTGCGGCACGTCGCGCTGCACGCTGCGGCGACGGTTTCGTGCCCGGAATGATGGGCCTGTGGGAAACCTACGCGGCAAGCTGTGCCGAACTCGGCAAGCAAGCCGGAGCGGAACCGGTATTCGGACCGCTGGCGATCTTCGTCAGCGAGGATCCCGAATCCACGTGGCAGCGCATTGCACCGCATGCACTGCACGAAACCAACTGCTACGCACGCTGGTACCGCGAAGGCGGCGTTCCGGGCCCCTACGGCCATTTCGACAGCGCGGATGCGCTGCGCGCCAGCGGCCTCTACCAGGTGTTGACGCCGGAGCAATGTATCGAGCTCGCGCACACACTCGGCCCGGCGGCGCAGTTGTACGTGCACCCGCTGCTCGCCGGCATCGACGCCGCGATCGGCCGTGAAACCCTGCGCCTGCTCGGTGAGCGCGTGCTGCCGGCCCTGCGCGAACAGGAAAAAGGCCGCTGA
- the pyk gene encoding pyruvate kinase, translating to MSVHRRTKIVATLGPASSSEQTIAALIAAGVDVFRLNFSHGRVEEHRARAALVRELAERAGREVALLGDLQGPKIRIRCFRDGAVELAEGTAFTLDCGLSDQDGDLHAVGVDLPTLPESVGPDDVLLLDDGRIRLVVDAVRGSRVECTVRMGGRLSDRKGLNRLGGGLSAPALTDRDRDDIAHAAELGLDYIAVSFPLSAADIEYARRLVEATGCHAHIIAKIERAEVVRDEAVLDAMIVAADGIMVARGDLGVEVGDAELIGIQKQLIRKARRADRVVITATQMMESMVYNPIPTRAEVFDVANAVLDGTDAVMLSAESASGRHPVEAVTAMATTCLGAETYPDVRRSSYRVDRSFTRIDEAIAMAAVYAANHLERVVGMVCLTESGATALRMSRLGSGLPIYALSRHPEVIRRMCLYRGVQPLLFDYTASASGEVAQDAVRELQRRGFVARGERLILTRGDLLGVGGSTTTLKILEP from the coding sequence ATGAGCGTGCATCGCCGTACCAAGATCGTTGCAACCCTCGGCCCGGCCAGCAGCTCGGAGCAGACCATTGCCGCGCTGATCGCCGCCGGGGTCGATGTGTTCCGGCTGAATTTCTCGCACGGCCGGGTCGAGGAGCACCGTGCACGCGCTGCACTGGTGCGCGAACTCGCCGAACGAGCCGGACGCGAGGTGGCACTGCTCGGCGACCTGCAGGGACCGAAGATCCGTATCCGCTGCTTCCGTGACGGGGCGGTGGAATTGGCCGAAGGCACCGCATTCACGCTCGACTGCGGTCTCTCCGATCAGGACGGAGACCTGCACGCAGTCGGGGTGGATCTGCCGACGTTGCCCGAGTCCGTGGGGCCAGACGACGTGCTGCTGCTCGACGACGGCCGCATCCGCCTCGTCGTCGACGCGGTGCGCGGAAGCCGCGTGGAATGCACGGTACGTATGGGTGGCCGGCTCTCGGACCGCAAGGGCCTCAACCGGCTCGGTGGCGGGCTGTCGGCTCCGGCGCTGACCGACCGCGATCGCGACGATATCGCGCACGCTGCCGAACTCGGGCTGGATTACATCGCGGTATCGTTTCCGCTGAGCGCGGCCGATATCGAATACGCCCGTAGGCTCGTCGAGGCCACCGGTTGCCACGCGCACATCATCGCCAAGATCGAACGTGCCGAGGTGGTCCGCGACGAAGCCGTACTCGATGCGATGATCGTCGCGGCCGACGGCATCATGGTCGCGCGTGGTGATCTGGGCGTCGAGGTGGGCGATGCCGAGCTGATCGGCATCCAGAAGCAACTGATCCGCAAGGCACGCCGCGCCGACCGGGTAGTCATCACCGCGACGCAAATGATGGAGTCGATGGTGTACAACCCGATTCCGACCCGCGCCGAGGTTTTCGACGTGGCGAATGCGGTGCTCGACGGTACCGATGCCGTGATGCTGTCGGCCGAATCCGCGAGCGGACGCCACCCCGTGGAAGCCGTGACGGCAATGGCGACGACCTGCCTCGGTGCGGAAACCTACCCCGACGTGCGCCGCTCGAGCTATCGGGTGGATCGCTCCTTCACCCGTATCGACGAGGCGATCGCGATGGCAGCCGTGTACGCGGCAAACCACCTCGAGCGTGTCGTCGGCATGGTGTGTCTGACGGAATCCGGGGCCACGGCGCTGCGCATGTCGCGTCTCGGTTCCGGGTTGCCGATCTACGCGCTGAGTCGTCACCCCGAAGTGATACGCCGCATGTGCCTGTACCGGGGCGTGCAACCGCTGCTGTTCGACTACACGGCGAGCGCCAGCGGCGAAGTCGCGCAGGACGCGGTGCGCGAACTCCAGCGCCGCGGCTTCGTCGCCCGCGGCGAGCGCCTGATCCTGACCCGCGGCGATCTGCTCGGGGTCGGCGGTTCCACCACTACGCTGAAGATCCTGGAACCGTAG
- a CDS encoding thiolase domain-containing protein: MANRAAVVGVGQTKHKSKHKDVSIAGLVRQAAERALADAGCEWKDIDALVLGKAPDMFEGVLMPELYLTDALGGNGKPVLRVHTAGSVGGSTAVVAANYVQSGAFRRVLTVTFEKQSESNATWALSPRMPFVPHVNAGAGGFFAPYMRLYMERYGAPDHVGCMVAVKDRLNACRNPYAHLQIPNIDIAMVQQSPMLWEPLHFLESCPSSDGACALVIADEEFAERSPNPPAWIVASSTRADGVMYAGKDNIHPKSLIACAKDVYSKAGITHPRRQIDVAELYVPFSWYEPMYLETLGICEEGEGWKLTEAGATAMDGDIPINPSGGVLSSNPIGASGMLRFGEAALQVRGMAGEHQVDGARLAVGHAFGGAHSYYAMWVVSADRP, encoded by the coding sequence ATGGCAAATCGGGCGGCGGTGGTCGGCGTCGGCCAGACCAAACACAAGTCGAAGCACAAGGACGTCTCGATCGCCGGTCTGGTGCGCCAGGCCGCCGAGCGCGCACTGGCCGATGCCGGTTGCGAGTGGAAGGATATCGATGCGCTGGTGCTCGGCAAGGCACCGGACATGTTCGAAGGCGTGCTGATGCCCGAGCTGTACCTGACCGACGCGCTCGGCGGCAACGGCAAGCCGGTGCTGCGCGTGCATACTGCGGGCAGTGTCGGTGGATCGACCGCGGTGGTCGCGGCGAACTACGTGCAGAGTGGTGCATTCCGGCGGGTGCTGACGGTCACCTTCGAGAAGCAGTCGGAGTCGAACGCGACCTGGGCGTTGTCGCCGCGCATGCCGTTCGTGCCGCACGTGAATGCCGGCGCGGGCGGCTTCTTCGCGCCGTACATGCGTCTGTATATGGAGCGCTACGGCGCTCCTGACCACGTGGGTTGCATGGTCGCGGTCAAGGACCGGCTGAACGCGTGCAGGAACCCGTACGCGCACCTGCAGATACCGAATATCGATATCGCGATGGTGCAACAGTCACCGATGCTCTGGGAGCCGCTGCACTTTCTCGAAAGTTGTCCCTCTTCGGACGGAGCGTGTGCACTGGTGATTGCGGACGAGGAATTCGCCGAGCGTTCGCCGAACCCGCCGGCGTGGATCGTTGCCAGTTCGACGCGTGCCGACGGGGTGATGTACGCCGGCAAGGACAATATCCATCCGAAGTCGTTGATCGCCTGCGCAAAGGACGTGTACTCGAAGGCGGGAATCACGCATCCGCGCCGCCAGATCGACGTGGCAGAGCTTTATGTGCCGTTCAGTTGGTACGAGCCGATGTACCTCGAGACGCTGGGTATCTGTGAGGAAGGCGAAGGCTGGAAACTCACCGAGGCGGGTGCGACCGCGATGGATGGCGATATTCCGATCAACCCGTCGGGAGGGGTGTTGTCGTCGAACCCGATCGGCGCTTCCGGGATGCTGCGTTTCGGCGAAGCCGCATTGCAGGTGCGCGGGATGGCCGGCGAGCATCAGGTCGACGGAGCACGGCTCGCGGTGGGACACGCCTTCGGTGGAGCGCATTCGTATTACGCGATGTGGGTGGTCAGCGCCGATAGGCCGTAG